A part of Setaria viridis chromosome 8, Setaria_viridis_v4.0, whole genome shotgun sequence genomic DNA contains:
- the LOC117833242 gene encoding aspartic proteinase nepenthesin-2, whose product MGRFLPLVVVAVVIFPLMLMPAPLVLSAAVRPPGRIGRYAISSARVKKVGNFLKKHAVDIIQVLSAPGGQKQGDNLDTKAADTAGLYVFNLSVGTSVLQNITGILDITSELVWAQCACSADACLPPPATKFEPSTSDTFAGVPCTSQKCQSVINQQCDPDPAANCTYLMQYNNYTNTTGYLGTDTFTFGQTQVPGVVFGCSEASYGDFFGASGVLGFSRGNLSLVSQLQLSWFSYLLVSDTSKSVNLLQFGDDTIPQTENSHSTPLLNNDEYPDLYFVKLTGIMIDGRQLNGIPAGTFDIQSDGSGGVFLSTTFPVTYLEEAAYNVVKKAFVSGIMAEAVDGSALGLDLCYTLQPKDEMAVPKLTLVFDGTNAAMELKKHNYFFADNTTNLECLTILPSRGGSLLGSLLQTDTSMAYDIDGKRLIFETASAPPHLKVSVMVVVQFVALALLF is encoded by the coding sequence ATGGGTCGGTTCCTCCCACTTGTAGTGGTAGCTGTAGTTATTTTCCCCCTCATGCTCATGCCAGCGCCGCTTGTCTTGTCGGCGGCCGTCCGGCCGCCGGGAAGGATTGGGCGTTACGCCATAAGTTCAGCACGGGTGAAGAAGGTCGGCAACTTCTTGAAGAAGCACGCCGTCGACATCATCCAGGTCCTGTCAGCTCCGGGAGGCCAGAAGCAGGGCGACAACCTGGACACAAAAGCGGCCGACACCGCCGGCCTCTACGTCTTTAACCTCTCCGTCGGCACGTCGGTCTTGCAGAACATTACCGGCATCCTGGACATCACCAGTGAGCTCGTGTGGGCGCAGTGCGCGTGTAGCGCTGACGCCTGCTTGCCACCTCCGGCGACCAAATTCGAGCCAAGTACGTCGGACACCTTCGCCGGTGTTCCCTGCACGAGCCAGAAGTGCCAGAGCGTGATCAACCAGCAATGTGACCCTGACCCCGCGGCGAACTGCACGTACCTTATGCAATACAACAACTACACCAATACGACCGGCTACCTCGGCACGGACACGTTCACGTTTGGTCAGACTCAGGTCCCCGGCGTGGTGTTCGGCTGCAGCGAGGCGAGCTATGGTGATTTCTTTGGCGCCTCCGGCGTCCTGGGCTTCAGCAGGGGGAATCTATCCCTGGTGTCCCAGCTCCAACTCTCCTGGTTCTCCTACCTCTTGGTTTCGGACACATCCAAGAGTGTCAACCTCTTGCAGTTCGGCGATGACACCATTCCGCAGACGGAGAACAGCCACTCAACTCCCCTTCTCAACAACGATGAATACCCTGACCTTTACTTTGTCAAGCTCACCGGCATAATGATCGACGGCCGGCAGCTCAACGGCATCCCAGCTGGAACCTTCGACATCCAGTCGGACGGTTCCGGCGGGGTGTTCCTGAGCACGACCTTCCCGGTCAcgtacctcgaggaggccgcGTACAACGTTGTCAAGAAGGCATTCGTCAGCGGGATCATGGCGGAAGCTGTGGACGGCTCGGCGCTTGGTCTAGACCTGTGCTACACGTTGCAACCCAAAGACGAAATGGCGGTTCCCAAGCTGACGCTGGTGTTCGACGGCACGAACGCGGCGATGGAGCTCAAGAAGCACAACTACTTCTTCGCCGACAACACCACCAACCTGGAGTGCCTGACCATTCTGCCATCCCGGGGCGGGTCACTACTGGGCAGCTTGCTGCAGACGGACACGAGCATGGCCTACGACATCGACGGCAAGCGGCTCATCTTCGAGACGGCATCTGCGCCGCCACACTTGAAGGTGTCTGTGATGGTAGTAGTCCAATTTGTAGCATTGGCGCTGCTGTTTTAG